The following proteins are encoded in a genomic region of Rhinoraja longicauda isolate Sanriku21f chromosome 14, sRhiLon1.1, whole genome shotgun sequence:
- the LOC144599969 gene encoding protocadherin gamma-C5-like, translated as MIQCQISSELPFKLDSSLEHFSRLLLDHKLDRETTSRYDITITCTDLGNPRLISTETIRVDVSEVNDNAPMFAQRVHTAHVMENNGIGASIFTLAAFDPDIGQNARLNFSTLPSQVQDSSIASYVSINPESGVIFAQKSFDYEKLKTFKIYVRVQDSGVPSLTTNTTVDVVILDQNDNAPVIVSPLPEYGLTVMETMSRFAEPGYLVVKVSATDADTGQNAQLCYQILQATHHNLFTISADTGEIWTIRGIGIRDASKQTLVIVVKDNGTPSLSATLTIVLSVKGSETFSSATSLSEYGDFPPDLNLSLVIALGTTSIIFLVILIVLAIKVHRNRNGVGRQYSSLNVCCCLEQSSSLNEIQKASRSLQIPPNYVEVFGGDPLSQSFRYESCSTLQSVKRNITTPQTYQPSNAMPYAQKHATGKGKLITLVKYRFAYLTIIIHIDFICFFS; from the coding sequence atgatacaatgtCAAATATCAAGTGAACTACCGTTTAAATTGGATTCGTCTCTGGAACATTTTAGTAGATTGCTTCTAGACCATAAGCTGGATCGAGAAACTACCTCCAGGTATGACATTACCATAACTTGCACAGACCTTGGGAACCCCAGACTGATATCCACGGAAACAATTCGTGTAGATGTTTCCGAGGTAAATGATAACGCACCGATGTTTGCGCAGAGGGTTCACACCGCCCATGTTATGGAGAACAACGGCATCGGGGCCTCCATATTTACATTAGCCGCGTTTGATCCAGATATAGGGCAAAATGCCCGGCTTAACTTTTCTACCCTGCCATCTCAAGTTCAGGACTCCTCCATTGCATCTTACGTCTCCATCAATCCAGAGAGTGGTGTCATATTTGCTCAGAAATCCTTTGACTACGAGAAATTAAAAACATTCAAAATATACGTTCGGGTGCAGGATTCTGGAGTCCCATCGCTCACCACTAACACTACTGTGGATGTTGTTATCCTTGATCAGAACGACAACGCTCCAGTCATAGTGAGTCCTTTGCCCGAATATGGGTTAACAGTAATGGAGACAATGTCCAGATTTGCAGAACCTGGATACCTAGTTGTTAAGGTATCAGCTACTGACGCGGACACCGGTCAAAATGCCCAACTGTGCTATCAAATTTTACAGGCTACTCATCACAACCTGTTTACTATTTCAGCAGACACGGGAGAAATTTGGACTATCCGTGGTATTGGCATCAGGGATGCCTCCAAGCAAACGCTTGTGATTGTGGTAAAGGATAATGGAACGCCATCTCTCTCTGCTACTCTCACCATAGTACTATCTGTGAAAGGGAGTGAGACATTCTCAAGTGCCACCAGTTTGTCTGAATATGGTGACTTCCCTCCTGATCTAAACCTTTCCCTGGTCATAGCCTTAGGGACAACATCTATCATTTTCCTCGTGATTTTAATTGTCCTTGCCATTAaggttcatagaaacagaaatggTGTGGGACGCCAGTACAGTTCGCTGAACGTCTGCTGCTGTTTGGAACAAAGCAGTTCTCTGAATGAAATTCAAAAGGCGAGTAGAAGCCTGCAGATACCACCGAACTATGTCGAAGTATTCGGAGGTGATCCACTTTCTCAGAGCTTTCGTTACGAATCGTGTTCAACGTTGCAGTCCGTGAAAAGAAACATCACGACGCCTCAAACATATCAACCATCGAATGCAATGCCTTATGCACAGAAGCATGCTACTGGGAAAGGGAAGTTAATAACACTGGTGAAATATCGCTTTGCATACCTTACAATTATCATTCATAttgattttatttgtttttttagttga